The following are encoded in a window of Drosophila simulans strain w501 chromosome 3L, Prin_Dsim_3.1, whole genome shotgun sequence genomic DNA:
- the LOC27208523 gene encoding endoplasmic reticulum aminopeptidase 1 isoform X5, which produces MRTQNVEGTSDDNVYWMAGGTRTLFILTILLTAPGFKAFVNDFSSLHVISEVRLPNEVLPLSYEVLIEPHMDNQNFEGSIKMHLRWIADSKKVYFHAHDSLLIDVSQIILTTLNMGDGTLGNNVIILRGIRLPRKPVFVLYLKDKIKKGSECLLDIYFQGNISETEEGLFRSSYTNSSHDGAEIYLATNLNPNNARRLFPCFDEPGIKVPFNVSIARPKGYITLFNTPLHNSINQ; this is translated from the exons aTGGCTGGTGGTACACGAACCCTATTTATACTGACAATACTGCTAACTGCGCCTGGATTCAAG GCGTTTGTCAATGACTTTTCTTCACTTCACGTAATATCAGAGGTTCGCCTGCCTAATGAAGTTTTGCCTCTAAGCTACGAAGTCCTCATTGAGCCGCATATGGATAACCAAAACTTTGAAggatcaataaaaatgcactTAAGATGGATTGCAGATTCAAAAAAGGTGTATTTCCATGCACATGACAGTTTGTTGATCGACGTCAGCCAAATCATATTAACTACATTAAATATGGGAGATGG GACTTTGGGCaataatgtaataattttAAGGGGCATCCGACTGCCTCGAAAGCCTGTATTTGTTTTGTACCTAAAAGATAAAATAAAGAAGGGCTCTGAATGTCTTTTAGACATTTATTTTCAAGGAAATATTTCAGAAACTGAGGAAGGCCTTTTTAGAAGCTCTTACACAAATTCTAGCCACGATGGCgcagaaatatatttagctACAAACCTAAATCCAAACAATGCTCGTCGATTATTTCCATGCTTTGACGAACCAGGAATAAAG GTCCCATTCAATGTGTCAATTGCAAGGCCTAAAGGTTATATTACACTATTTAATACTCCTCtgcataattcaataaatca